CGCGTGGCGCCGCCGCGCGCCTGGTGGCCGAGGCGGCTGCCACGCGCTTCGACATCCCGCCCGCGCTGCTGCGCGCTGGCCCCGCCGACCCGCGCTGGGCCCCGCTGGCCGGGGGCATCGGCGCCTCGCTTGCGGCTGGCCAGGACACGCTGGTGATGATCGCCGACGACCCCGGTGCCGACCTGGCGCAGGGCGCCGCCCTGGCCGAGGCGCTGGCCGGGCTGCTGGCGCCCGCCGCCGCCCGGATGGGCGGGCTGTTCGCCACGGGCGGGGAAACCGCCTGCGCGCTGCTGACGCATCTGGGCGTCAACGGCATCCGCCTGCTGGACGAGGTCGAGGCCGGCGTGCCGCTCGGCGTCACCCAGGGGGCGCTCCAGGTGCCGGTGATGACCAAGGCCGGCGCCTTTGGCAACGACGCAACCATTCTCCGCAGCCTGCTCCGGCTGCGCCAGCTTTGCAGGACCGCCGCATGACCCCTCACGACACCCGCCCCATCGTCGCGATCACCATGGGCGATGCCGCCGGCATCGGGCCGGAGATCATCATGAAGGCCCTGGCGCGCGAGGACGTCTACGCCATGTGCCGCCCGCTGGTGGTGGGCGACGCCACGCGCCTGCGCGAAGCGGGCGCGGTGGTGCGCGGCACGCTGCAGGTGCGCGCGCTGCAGACCCCCGACGGCGCGCGCTATGAGCGCGGCACCGTGGACTGCATCGACCTGGGGCTGATCCCGGACGGCTTTCCCTTCGGCCAGCTGTCGCCGGTGGCCGGCGAGGGCGCCTTCCGGTTTATCGAACGCGCCACCCGGCTGGTGGAGGCCGGCGAGGCGGATGCCATCTGCACCGCGCCGCTGAGCAAGGAGGCGTTGCACGCCGCCGGCCACAAGTACCCCGGCCACACGGAACTGCTGGCGCACCTGACCGGCACGCCCGAGGTGTCCATGATGCTGGTGGCGCCCAAGCTGCGCGTGATCCACGTCACCACCCACATCGGCCTGATGGACGCCATCCGGAAGATCGAGCCGGGGCTGGTGGAGCGCGTGATTGCCCGCGGGCGGGACACGCTGGTCAAGGCCGGCATCGCCGAGCCCCGCATCGGCGTCTGCGGCATCAACCCCCATGCCGGCGAGAACGGGTTGTTCGGCCAGGGCGAGGAGGAGCAGAAGATCATCCCCGCTGTGCAGGCCTGCACCGCCAAGGGCTGGGACGTGACCGGCCCGCTGCCCGCCGACACGCTGTTCTTCCGCGCCGCCAGGGGCGACTTCGATCTGGTGGTGGCCATGTACCACGACCAGGGCCACGGCCCGGTCAAGGTGATGGGGCTGGAGGCGGGGGTGAACATCACCATCGGCCTGCCGGTGGTGCGCACCTCGGTCGACCACGGCACCGCCTTTGACATCGCCGGCAAGGGCATCGCCGACGACGGCTCGCTGGTGGAGGCCTTGAAGCAGGCCGTGGACCTGGCACCCAAGCGCGACCGCGCGGCGGCCTGACGCGCGGGGCGTGCCTTTCGCCCCGGTCCGGCCTAAGGGGGGCCGGGCACCGGGAAGTTGAGGAGGCACGGCGCCATGCGGCTGAGAAAGGAACGGACGGACGCGATCCTGCAGGCGATCGCCGCGGGAAATGCCGACGTGGACGGGCTGGCCGCCCGCTTCGGCGTGTCCGCCTCCACCATCCGGCGTGACCTGCAGCACCTGTCCACGCGGCGTGCCATCACCCGCACCTATGGCGGCGCGGTGCTGGCCGCGCCGGCGCCGGAACAGAGCCTGCGCAAGCGCGAAGGCCAGCACCGCGCCGCCAAGGCCGCCATCGCCGCCGCCGCGCTGGCGGAGATCCGCGAAGGCGAAACGCTGATCCTCGACGGTGGCTCGACGGTGGAAGCGCTGGGCCGCTTGCTGGGTGGCCGGCGGCAGCGGGTGATCACCAACAACCTGCCGCTGATCCCGGTGCTGACCGGCACGCTGGGACTGGAGCTGGTTGTGCTGGGCGGCACGGTGCGGCCCATCAGCATGGGCACCACCGGCCCCCTGGCCGAGCAGGCGCTGCGGCAGATGACCGCCGACAAGGTGTTCACCAGCGCCGACGGCGTGGTCGCCGGGCGCGGGCTGTGCGAGGCGACGCTGGAACAGGCCTCGCTCAAGGCCCTGATGACGGAACAGGCCGCCGAGGTCTTCGTGCTGGCCGACAGCTCCAAGCTCGGCCGCGCCAGCCAGCCCTGCTGGACGCCGTTCCATGCCGGCTGGACCCTGGTGACGGATGCGTCGGAGCCGCTTTGCGCGCCATTCCAGGCGGCTGGGCTGCGGGTGATCCGCGTGCAAGGCTAGATCGGGCTGGCCCGGGCGGGCAGGAACCTTTAGAGAACATCTCCGACGCCATGCCCGACACCCAGATCGTCATCACCGAGAAAAGCAGCCAAGCCAAGGACGTGCGCGCCGCCGTCGGCGGCCGCTACGGCACCGTGCTGCCTGCCGAGGGCCACCTGTTCGACCTGGTGGAGCCGGAGGAAGCGGTGCTCGCCTGGAAGCGCTGGGCGCCGGTGCTGCTGAAGCCGGAAGGGCTTTATGCCACCAAGCCCGCCTCGGGCGGCAACAAGGCGGCCAAGCTGAAGGCCATCAAGGCCGCGCTGAAAGGTGCCGGCTGCGTGTGGCTGGCAACCGACTGCGACCGCGAGGGGCAGCTCATCGGCCAGGAGATCCTGGAGCACCTGAAATACCGCGGCCGGGTGATGCGCGTAATCTTCACCGCCCAGGACCCGCAAACCATCCGCGCCGCCTTCGCCGCCGCGAAGCCTAATGCGGAATACGCCCGCCTCTACGCCGCTGCCGTGGCGCGGCGGCAGGCGGACCAGATCTACAACCTGTCGCTGACCCGCACCGCGACCGTGACGCTGGCGCGCGGCGTGCGCAGCGTGATCGGCGTCGGGCGGGTGAAGACGCCGACTTTGGCCATCGTCTGCCGCCGCGAGCTGGAGATCCGCGACTTCCGCCCGCAGGACTACTTCGAGGTGGTGGCAACGGCCGAAGTGGCGGGCGGCGAACTGCGCCTGCGCCACGCGCCCAAGGAACGCATCCTGAAGCGCGAGGACGCAGAAGCCATCGCCATGCTGGCCGAGGGCTTCGCGGGGCCGCTGGCCGTCAAGGTGGAGGACAAGCGGCAGGGTCCGCCGCGGCTGCACGACCTGCCTTCCCTGCAAAAGCTCTGCGGCTCGCGCTTCGGCTGGTCCGCCGCGCGCACGCTGGAGGTGGCGCAGCAGCTTTATGACGGCGAGGGCAAGAAGGTGATCACCTACCCCCGCGCCGAAACGCGTTACCTGCCCGAAAGCCTGATGCCGGACGTGCCGCGCATCGTCGCCGGGCTGCAAGCCGGGCGGGCCTTCGCGGCCATTCCGGTGCCCGACCCGCCGGTGACGCGGCGCGGCGCTGCCGGTGCGTTTCACGACAAGGGGCTGGAAGGCGCCAGCCACCACGCCGTCATCCCCAACGTCAACACGGTGGACACGCTGCGCGAGGTCTGGCCACGCCTTTCGGCGGACGAGCGCAAGCTGTTCGACGTGATCGCGCGCTCCTACCTGGCCGCCATGATGCCGGATTTCCGTTACCGGCAGACCACCGCCACGCTGGATGTCCAGGGCCATGTGTTCCGTGCCGCCGGGCGGCAGCCGATCGAGCTGGGCTGGCGCGCCGCCTTTCCCGAATGGACGCCGGCGGAGGAGAAGGGCGAGGACGCGCAGCTGCTGCCCCCGCTGCGCGACGGCGAGGCCGCCCGGCTGCGCGACGCCGCCGTGGACGCCAAGCAGACCCGCCCGCCGCCCCGCTACAACGAGGGCACGCTGATCGAGGCCATGCAGAACGCCTGGCGCTTCGTGGAAGACGAGGCGCTGCGCGAGCGGCTCAAGGAAGCCAAGGGCATCGGCACCCCCGCCACGCGGGCCGAGGTGATCCGCGGCCTCAAGGCGCAGGACTTCCTCGTGGCGGAAGGCAAAAACATCGTGCCCACCGCGCGCGGCCTGTCCTTGCACGGGGTGCTGCAACAGGCCGATCCGGCGCTGGTGGACCCCGGCGTGACGGCGCAGATGGAGCGCCTGCTGGACGAGGTGCTGCTGGGCACGGAGGAGATGTCCGGCGCCATCGATGCCGTCTGCGCCCAGGCCAGCCGCATCATCGGGCGGTTGCAGGAAGGCGCCGGGACCGTCGATCCCGCCCTGCTGGGCAGCGCCGGCCCGCCCGGCGGCCCGCGCCCGCCGACACCGGCGATGAAGCGTTTCGTGGACAGCTTGGCGAAGCAGAAGGGCATCGCCCCGCCGCGGGGCCATGCCGGGTCCGCCGCGCTGTGCCGCGCTTTCCTGGACCAGCACGCGCCGAACCGGACGGCGGCGCCGGGCGAACCGCCTGCCCCGGATGCTCCGAAGGCGCGCAAGGCACCGGGCGGCCGTGCCAAACGGCCCGGTGCCCCCGGCCGCCGCAAGGGTTCCGCGGCTTCCGCCGCGCCGGACCGCGGCGCGGATGAAACACCGTTGCGGATTCCCTTCGGCAACAAGGAAGCCGCCCTGCAGTTGGGTGCGCGATACCGCAGCGGGGGGTGGTATGCACCCGCCGGGCTGGACCTCGCGGGCTTTCGCGAACGCGGTTGGTTGTAGAGGCGCGCCCCTGTCAGTGCCGTAGCAGGGGGTGCGCGGCCAGAGCCGCCAAAGCCTCCGTCATTGTTGGGCGGGCGGCGACGGCGGGCTGCACGCAGTCCTGCTCCAGCCGGCGCAACGCCACGTCGTCCAGGCCGGAACAAGCCACCAGTTCGCCCAGCAACAGGCCCCAGGCCCGCGTTTCCAGGCGCCGCAGCGCCTCGCCCGCTGCACCATCCGGCAGGAACGAGGCGGCTCCGAAGTCGCTCAGCACCGCCGCGCCGGTGGTGCCGTCCCACAACAGGTTGTGGCCATACAGGTCGCCGTGCAGCACCCCGCGCGCATGCAGGTGCGCAGCGGCGGCGGCGGCATCATGGGCGATGCGCAGCGCCACGGCCGGGGCCAGCCGCATTGCAGGTGGGTAAACGTCGCGGCTGCAGCTTTGCAGGCTCGGCGGCCCGGCCAGCACGCGCCACTGCGCGGGCAGGAGCGGCATCAGCAGC
This genomic interval from Roseomonas haemaphysalidis contains the following:
- the pdxA gene encoding 4-hydroxythreonine-4-phosphate dehydrogenase PdxA produces the protein MTPHDTRPIVAITMGDAAGIGPEIIMKALAREDVYAMCRPLVVGDATRLREAGAVVRGTLQVRALQTPDGARYERGTVDCIDLGLIPDGFPFGQLSPVAGEGAFRFIERATRLVEAGEADAICTAPLSKEALHAAGHKYPGHTELLAHLTGTPEVSMMLVAPKLRVIHVTTHIGLMDAIRKIEPGLVERVIARGRDTLVKAGIAEPRIGVCGINPHAGENGLFGQGEEEQKIIPAVQACTAKGWDVTGPLPADTLFFRAARGDFDLVVAMYHDQGHGPVKVMGLEAGVNITIGLPVVRTSVDHGTAFDIAGKGIADDGSLVEALKQAVDLAPKRDRAAA
- a CDS encoding DeoR/GlpR family DNA-binding transcription regulator, which gives rise to MRLRKERTDAILQAIAAGNADVDGLAARFGVSASTIRRDLQHLSTRRAITRTYGGAVLAAPAPEQSLRKREGQHRAAKAAIAAAALAEIREGETLILDGGSTVEALGRLLGGRRQRVITNNLPLIPVLTGTLGLELVVLGGTVRPISMGTTGPLAEQALRQMTADKVFTSADGVVAGRGLCEATLEQASLKALMTEQAAEVFVLADSSKLGRASQPCWTPFHAGWTLVTDASEPLCAPFQAAGLRVIRVQG
- a CDS encoding type IA DNA topoisomerase, which codes for MPDTQIVITEKSSQAKDVRAAVGGRYGTVLPAEGHLFDLVEPEEAVLAWKRWAPVLLKPEGLYATKPASGGNKAAKLKAIKAALKGAGCVWLATDCDREGQLIGQEILEHLKYRGRVMRVIFTAQDPQTIRAAFAAAKPNAEYARLYAAAVARRQADQIYNLSLTRTATVTLARGVRSVIGVGRVKTPTLAIVCRRELEIRDFRPQDYFEVVATAEVAGGELRLRHAPKERILKREDAEAIAMLAEGFAGPLAVKVEDKRQGPPRLHDLPSLQKLCGSRFGWSAARTLEVAQQLYDGEGKKVITYPRAETRYLPESLMPDVPRIVAGLQAGRAFAAIPVPDPPVTRRGAAGAFHDKGLEGASHHAVIPNVNTVDTLREVWPRLSADERKLFDVIARSYLAAMMPDFRYRQTTATLDVQGHVFRAAGRQPIELGWRAAFPEWTPAEEKGEDAQLLPPLRDGEAARLRDAAVDAKQTRPPPRYNEGTLIEAMQNAWRFVEDEALRERLKEAKGIGTPATRAEVIRGLKAQDFLVAEGKNIVPTARGLSLHGVLQQADPALVDPGVTAQMERLLDEVLLGTEEMSGAIDAVCAQASRIIGRLQEGAGTVDPALLGSAGPPGGPRPPTPAMKRFVDSLAKQKGIAPPRGHAGSAALCRAFLDQHAPNRTAAPGEPPAPDAPKARKAPGGRAKRPGAPGRRKGSAASAAPDRGADETPLRIPFGNKEAALQLGARYRSGGWYAPAGLDLAGFRERGWL